A DNA window from Pyxidicoccus xibeiensis contains the following coding sequences:
- a CDS encoding TfuA-like protein has translation MVVFLGPSLPAEEARRLAPCTVLPPARQGDVWRALSLRPRALALVDGVFEAQPSVWHHELLAALEAGVAVFGGASMGALRAAELGPHGMVGVGRIFAWYRDGEVVDDAEVALLHADAEHGWRPLTVPLVNVRHAAETARAARVLGRDDARALVEAAEALFYQERTWPRLLEDVTPRWKPSTRAAWSAWFPSGAEDLKRKDAIACLQAAAEWVASGAPTQEGARQSPSSLVRRRRLVDDVTRLPGRTVSSGRVLESLREAPDAVALAEAGLRRALLAGHARTLGLRVSAAEVAEEEASWWNERRVAPGKREAWLAASGLDALGLRRLCEERALERLVLAHAPRLLPDGPSWDEALAAEARLSGRWAQAARAVADREEPGLEDPTGDVGSD, from the coding sequence CTGGTGGTCTTCCTGGGCCCCTCGCTGCCCGCCGAAGAGGCGCGGAGGCTGGCGCCGTGCACGGTCCTTCCCCCGGCGCGGCAGGGAGACGTCTGGCGTGCGCTGAGCCTCCGCCCCCGGGCGCTGGCCCTGGTGGACGGCGTCTTCGAGGCGCAGCCCTCGGTGTGGCACCACGAGCTGCTGGCGGCCCTGGAAGCCGGAGTGGCCGTCTTCGGCGGCGCGAGCATGGGCGCCCTGCGTGCCGCGGAGCTCGGGCCGCACGGCATGGTGGGCGTGGGGCGCATCTTCGCGTGGTACCGGGACGGGGAGGTGGTGGACGACGCGGAGGTGGCGCTCCTGCACGCCGACGCGGAGCACGGCTGGCGGCCGCTCACGGTGCCGCTCGTCAACGTGCGGCACGCGGCCGAGACGGCGCGGGCCGCGCGGGTGCTCGGGCGGGACGACGCTCGGGCGCTGGTGGAGGCGGCGGAAGCGCTCTTCTACCAGGAGCGCACCTGGCCCCGGTTGCTGGAGGACGTGACTCCGCGCTGGAAGCCGTCCACGCGCGCCGCGTGGAGCGCCTGGTTCCCCAGCGGGGCCGAGGACCTGAAGCGCAAGGACGCCATCGCCTGTCTCCAGGCCGCCGCGGAGTGGGTGGCCTCCGGAGCGCCCACACAGGAGGGGGCGCGGCAGTCCCCCTCGTCGCTGGTGCGGCGGCGCAGGCTGGTGGACGACGTGACGCGGCTCCCCGGGCGGACGGTGTCCTCGGGGCGCGTGCTGGAGTCGCTGCGCGAGGCCCCGGACGCGGTGGCGCTGGCGGAGGCGGGGCTGCGCCGGGCGCTGCTCGCGGGGCATGCCCGGACGCTGGGGCTGCGCGTGTCCGCCGCCGAGGTGGCCGAGGAGGAGGCCTCCTGGTGGAACGAGCGGCGAGTCGCCCCCGGGAAGCGCGAGGCCTGGCTCGCCGCGAGCGGGCTGGACGCGCTGGGGCTGCGGCGGCTGTGCGAGGAGCGGGCGCTGGAGCGGCTCGTCCTGGCGCATGCGCCGCGCCTGCTGCCGGACGGCCCCTCCTGGGACGAGGCCCTGGCCGCCGAGGCGCGCCTGAGCGGGCGCTGGGCGCAGGCCGCGCGGGCGGTGGCGGACCGGGAAGAGCCCGGTCTGGAGGACCCGACGGGGGACGTCGGGTCGGACTGA
- a CDS encoding type VI immunity family protein codes for MSEHPPRIRVQNEDGYVFVREGLSLCFYMHRSHRGLGPAILRALDIFQRALAPGTLAQYVDMEGDWPKLDTPSWERLQKELLESEHPFVTMASESNGVSEYQFEYFSSFLEGSRPVDEPGQSCFARFQLPTEYMEKHGPGHVRELALKLASQLPFNSGYASLSFHALMDLVGVTRKVRSMCFRYPGMDLMDDSIHRSIGTRAPGAYWMTFLGQPVLGELGGVDGLRARLSSPATTVQPLEADRAVVTLGPWPRAGDLEAGDTLPEYRELARLLEPWLYHRSPDAAFNPDFRQDDWLRWERRFLD; via the coding sequence ATGAGTGAGCACCCTCCGCGGATCCGCGTACAGAACGAAGACGGCTATGTGTTCGTCCGTGAGGGACTCAGCCTCTGCTTCTACATGCACCGCTCCCACCGGGGACTCGGGCCGGCCATCCTGCGTGCGCTGGACATATTCCAACGGGCCCTGGCTCCAGGGACGCTGGCGCAGTACGTGGACATGGAAGGAGATTGGCCGAAGCTCGACACGCCATCCTGGGAGCGCCTCCAGAAGGAGCTGCTCGAGAGCGAGCACCCCTTCGTCACGATGGCGAGCGAATCCAACGGTGTCTCTGAGTATCAGTTCGAATACTTCAGCAGCTTCCTGGAGGGCTCGAGACCAGTTGATGAGCCTGGGCAATCCTGCTTCGCCCGCTTCCAACTCCCCACGGAGTACATGGAGAAACACGGCCCTGGACACGTGCGCGAGCTGGCATTGAAGCTGGCTTCCCAACTGCCCTTCAACTCCGGCTACGCCAGCCTCTCCTTCCATGCACTCATGGACCTCGTCGGTGTGACTCGGAAGGTCCGGAGCATGTGCTTCCGCTATCCGGGAATGGACCTCATGGATGACTCCATCCATCGAAGCATCGGCACACGGGCTCCCGGGGCCTACTGGATGACGTTCCTGGGGCAGCCGGTGCTCGGGGAGTTGGGCGGGGTGGACGGGCTTCGCGCCCGACTGTCCTCGCCAGCCACCACCGTTCAGCCACTGGAAGCCGACCGCGCCGTCGTGACGCTGGGGCCGTGGCCTCGGGCCGGTGACCTGGAGGCGGGCGATACTCTTCCGGAGTACCGCGAGCTGGCGCGCCTCCTGGAGCCTTGGCTCTACCACCGCAGCCCTGACGCGGCCTTCAACCCGGACTTCCGACAGGACGACTGGCTTCGGTGGGAGCGACGCTTCCTCGATTAG
- a CDS encoding type VI immunity family protein, whose protein sequence is MSERYPGIQVPTEDGPVLLRNGLIIRFFMHRSHQQFASSAVRALDTYIHAVGPRTLAWYPDREGDWQSMDDSAWKRTRQAMLGGKWAFVTLADNVNIYQHRDFQFEYEGISREEPGQFDDPRRASVMSFWLPTEFLEQRGPGHTRALALELASHLPFDSGYASLVFDTFGKFVNVTRPLNKLCFRYPGVDVLEEHVSWDIGTRIPGAYWLTFLGPQVMGELGSDEALRARLSSPDTNLQQLPEDRAVVTLGTWPQAGDLEAGENLPEYRELARVLEPWLYHHNPEKLRHDDFKPADRLRWERRFLD, encoded by the coding sequence ATGAGCGAACGATACCCAGGCATCCAGGTCCCTACCGAAGACGGCCCTGTGCTCCTCCGGAATGGACTCATCATCCGGTTCTTCATGCACCGTTCCCACCAGCAGTTTGCCTCGAGCGCAGTGCGCGCACTGGATACCTACATCCATGCCGTCGGGCCACGGACACTGGCGTGGTATCCAGACAGGGAGGGCGACTGGCAGAGCATGGATGACTCCGCCTGGAAGCGTACGCGACAGGCAATGCTTGGTGGAAAGTGGGCCTTCGTCACCCTGGCAGACAACGTCAATATCTATCAGCACAGGGATTTCCAATTCGAGTACGAGGGCATCTCACGCGAAGAACCCGGCCAGTTTGACGACCCCAGACGTGCTTCTGTCATGTCTTTCTGGCTGCCTACGGAGTTCCTGGAGCAGCGGGGTCCCGGCCACACGCGCGCGCTGGCGCTAGAACTGGCTTCTCACCTGCCCTTCGACTCCGGCTATGCCAGTCTCGTATTCGATACGTTTGGGAAGTTCGTCAATGTCACCCGCCCCCTCAACAAGCTGTGCTTCCGCTATCCCGGCGTGGATGTCCTCGAAGAGCACGTCAGCTGGGACATCGGCACCCGGATTCCCGGGGCGTACTGGCTGACGTTCCTGGGCCCGCAGGTGATGGGGGAACTGGGGAGCGATGAAGCCCTGCGCGCGCGTCTGTCCTCGCCGGACACCAACCTCCAACAACTCCCGGAAGACCGCGCCGTCGTGACGCTGGGCACGTGGCCCCAGGCAGGAGACCTGGAAGCGGGCGAAAACCTGCCGGAGTACCGCGAGCTGGCCCGCGTCCTGGAACCGTGGCTCTATCACCACAATCCGGAGAAGCTCCGTCATGACGACTTCAAGCCAGCGGACAGGCTCCGCTGGGAGCGCCGCTTCCTGGACTGA
- a CDS encoding FKBP-type peptidyl-prolyl cis-trans isomerase, which yields MRVAKDSVVSLEYRLHLGDGQVIDQSAPGQPLAYLHGHRQIVPGLEGALEGMSTGDTKQVVVAPGQGYGEHDPDGVRTVTRDMLPPGFNPQPGQTLMAQTDQGDIPLRIQEVTPQGVVVDLNHPLAGKTLHFDVTVREVRAATTEELTHGHVHGAGGHHHG from the coding sequence ATGAGGGTCGCCAAGGATTCCGTCGTCTCGCTGGAGTACCGGCTGCACCTGGGTGATGGACAGGTCATCGACCAGAGCGCGCCCGGCCAGCCGCTCGCCTACCTGCACGGGCACCGGCAGATTGTCCCCGGCCTGGAGGGCGCGCTGGAAGGCATGTCCACCGGCGACACCAAGCAGGTGGTGGTGGCTCCGGGCCAGGGCTACGGCGAGCACGACCCCGACGGCGTCCGCACCGTGACGCGCGACATGCTGCCCCCCGGCTTCAACCCGCAGCCCGGCCAGACGCTGATGGCGCAGACGGACCAGGGCGACATCCCCCTGCGCATCCAGGAGGTGACGCCGCAAGGCGTCGTGGTGGACCTCAACCACCCGCTGGCGGGCAAGACGCTCCACTTCGACGTCACCGTGCGCGAGGTGCGCGCCGCGACGACGGAGGAGCTCACCCACGGCCACGTGCACGGGGCCGGCGGCCACCACCACGGCTGA
- a CDS encoding DNA-methyltransferase encodes MTSTLPPDALRCINADAREPAGYRAALGDTRAALLHTDPPYCLLTRRRKGGDLRDPRAHKKIDQNPIVRFETVRDYRAFSDAWLSRAVAHLTPDAPLVIWTNLLGKEPILAAARALGYPHLRGEYVWGKRTTDKNANEQTLRVYEVALVIARTPAPPLAPGDAPTVWAVVGGYDDDGAAARWGSHPHHKPFSVLEPVIRTYSRPGDTVLDPFAGSGSMPAAALRLGRHPACLEVEPEWAERVTRRLRETAVEEAQRASER; translated from the coding sequence ATGACCTCGACTCTCCCCCCAGACGCCCTCCGCTGCATCAACGCCGACGCCCGTGAGCCGGCCGGCTACCGTGCCGCCCTCGGCGACACCCGCGCGGCCCTGCTCCACACGGACCCGCCGTACTGCCTGCTCACCCGGCGCCGCAAGGGCGGCGACCTGAGAGACCCCCGGGCCCACAAGAAAATCGACCAGAACCCCATCGTCCGCTTCGAGACGGTGCGGGACTACCGCGCCTTCTCCGACGCCTGGCTCTCCCGCGCCGTCGCGCACCTCACGCCCGACGCGCCGCTGGTCATCTGGACGAACCTGCTCGGCAAGGAGCCCATCCTCGCGGCGGCCCGTGCCCTGGGCTACCCGCACCTGCGCGGCGAGTACGTCTGGGGCAAGCGCACCACCGACAAGAACGCCAACGAGCAGACCCTGCGCGTCTACGAGGTCGCCCTCGTCATCGCCCGCACGCCCGCGCCGCCCCTGGCGCCGGGGGACGCGCCCACCGTCTGGGCCGTCGTCGGAGGCTATGACGATGACGGCGCCGCCGCCCGCTGGGGCAGCCACCCGCACCACAAGCCCTTCTCCGTCCTCGAGCCCGTCATCCGCACGTACAGCCGCCCCGGCGACACGGTGCTGGACCCGTTCGCCGGCAGCGGCTCCATGCCCGCCGCGGCGCTGCGCCTGGGCCGTCATCCCGCCTGTCTCGAGGTGGAGCCCGAGTGGGCCGAGCGCGTCACGCGCCGTCTCCGCGAGACGGCGGTCGAGGAAGCTCAGCGCGCCAGCGAGCGGTAG
- a CDS encoding dicarboxylate/amino acid:cation symporter yields the protein MKAHQKMLLGIAVGAVAGLAANAAATAIARGALAPGAPVTAADIAAQASWLPWVVDSVATPVGQIFIRLLLMLVVPLLFSALVMGVAELDLKQVGRLGARTLGYTVVFSAISVLIGLLLVNLLQPGAGLSDEARAMAKGGVQVKPAAAPGETSFGSVLVSMVPTNPLKAAADGDFIGLIVFSLIFGMGLALTVGEPALRLKETIQGLYDVMMKLIDGVLRLAPFGVAALVFSMTARLGFSILGQLAAYVGTVLLALGIHMFVVYSLSVRFLGGRSPLEFFRESRLAIVTAFSTSSSSATLPTALKVAEENLRLPRNVARFVLTAGSAMNQNGTALFEGVTVLFLAQVYGVPLTLPDQALIMFICILAGIGTAGVPAGSIPVIAMILGMFKIPVEGLGLVLGVDRFLDMCRTTLNVTGDLAAAVYVARGEPVDRPAGEGAVESTSP from the coding sequence ATGAAGGCGCACCAGAAGATGCTCCTCGGCATTGCGGTCGGCGCGGTGGCGGGCCTCGCCGCCAATGCCGCCGCCACGGCCATCGCCCGGGGTGCGCTCGCCCCGGGGGCGCCCGTCACCGCCGCGGACATCGCCGCGCAGGCCTCCTGGCTGCCGTGGGTGGTGGACTCCGTGGCCACGCCGGTGGGCCAGATCTTCATCCGCCTGCTGCTGATGCTGGTGGTGCCGCTGCTGTTCTCCGCGCTCGTCATGGGCGTGGCGGAGCTGGACCTGAAGCAGGTGGGCCGCCTGGGCGCGCGCACGCTGGGCTACACCGTCGTCTTCTCCGCCATCTCCGTGCTCATCGGCCTCTTGCTCGTCAACCTGCTGCAGCCCGGCGCGGGCCTCAGTGACGAGGCCCGGGCCATGGCCAAGGGAGGCGTGCAGGTGAAGCCCGCCGCCGCGCCAGGGGAGACCTCCTTCGGCTCCGTGCTCGTCTCCATGGTGCCCACCAACCCCCTCAAGGCCGCGGCGGACGGGGACTTCATCGGCCTCATCGTCTTCTCGCTCATCTTCGGCATGGGGCTGGCGCTGACCGTGGGCGAGCCCGCGCTGCGCCTCAAGGAGACCATCCAGGGCCTCTACGACGTGATGATGAAGCTCATCGACGGCGTGCTGCGGCTTGCGCCCTTCGGCGTGGCGGCGCTGGTGTTCTCGATGACGGCGCGGCTGGGCTTCAGCATCCTCGGGCAGCTCGCGGCGTACGTGGGCACGGTGCTGCTGGCGCTCGGCATCCACATGTTCGTCGTCTACTCGCTGTCGGTGCGCTTCCTCGGCGGCAGGAGCCCCCTCGAGTTCTTCCGCGAGTCCCGGCTGGCCATCGTCACGGCTTTTTCGACGTCCTCGTCCAGCGCCACGCTGCCCACGGCCCTCAAGGTGGCGGAGGAGAACCTCCGGCTGCCGCGCAACGTGGCCCGCTTCGTGCTCACCGCCGGCTCGGCGATGAACCAGAACGGCACCGCGCTCTTCGAGGGCGTCACCGTGCTCTTCCTCGCCCAGGTCTACGGCGTGCCGCTCACCCTGCCGGACCAGGCGCTCATCATGTTCATCTGCATCCTGGCGGGCATCGGCACCGCCGGGGTGCCGGCGGGCTCCATCCCCGTCATCGCGATGATTCTGGGCATGTTCAAGATTCCGGTGGAGGGCCTGGGCCTGGTGCTCGGCGTGGACCGCTTCCTGGACATGTGCCGCACCACCCTCAACGTCACCGGAGACCTGGCCGCCGCCGTGTACGTGGCGCGCGGGGAGCCGGTCGACCGGCCGGCAGGGGAGGGGGCGGTGGAGTCCACCTCGCCCTGA
- a CDS encoding serine/threonine protein kinase, protein MRSAPFHPDQLVPDSQVGPWRVVASLGAGGFGRVFKVERGGRYYSLKMALRPAGPHATEEEDVNGRLTHEVAALLACAPHPNLPRLHAVDRWPEPPDGYLYFVTDYVDGETFHEWRWRVKPTAAHLLAVFTEVVRVVADLHRRGVHHRDLKGDNLLIRREDERPFLIDLGTVRLPGATTLTVGVAPASPHLLPPECVAFLREGTWQQGAHFDAGVPGDLYALGALLYEALTDGYAFDPKLSYDTLLPAIELVTPRAPHLVNPKVPRALSEVAMRLLAKRPEDRYLGTEALLQALWDVAKEKRQPAWKVSLDRPPEAAAQGPGADTPRVRMLPERVREPLELMKPLEPVESAEVLAPEAIVIAPPVEAKAPEVVSPVSEVSGLVSPGAGGVEPPPAAPVPRRRGARRAVVVLGVGVLLFVAFGLPRLAPSTGDVAAPVPSSPSEKGSSAVTSRSPASPEESSKSSSTSSALSRAAAAATCIGLACASGPQERIAPPEKECSREAIEVMEELAFPGPTLLGTDERITLVPRSFDNIPAPPDGGHVVWYVEEQLEGRGRAIVEGSRFYGQVFHGKDRFFGWVTALETPDGKRYSLCGNIVADNERDVLGVPYAEGSTPERPMVNARMSLATTSRFGRLR, encoded by the coding sequence GTGAGGTCTGCGCCGTTCCATCCGGACCAGCTGGTCCCGGACAGCCAGGTGGGCCCGTGGCGCGTGGTGGCGTCACTGGGGGCGGGAGGCTTCGGCCGGGTCTTCAAGGTGGAGCGGGGAGGGCGGTACTACTCGCTGAAGATGGCGCTGCGTCCGGCGGGGCCGCACGCGACGGAGGAGGAGGACGTCAACGGGCGGCTGACGCACGAGGTGGCCGCGCTGCTGGCCTGTGCGCCGCACCCGAACCTCCCGCGGCTGCACGCGGTGGACCGGTGGCCCGAGCCGCCCGACGGCTACCTGTACTTCGTCACCGACTACGTGGACGGCGAGACGTTCCACGAGTGGCGCTGGCGGGTGAAGCCGACGGCGGCGCACCTGCTCGCGGTGTTCACCGAGGTGGTGCGGGTGGTGGCGGACCTGCACCGGCGTGGGGTGCACCACCGCGACCTGAAGGGCGACAACCTGCTCATCCGCCGCGAGGACGAGCGGCCCTTCCTCATCGACCTGGGCACGGTGCGGCTGCCAGGGGCGACGACGCTGACGGTGGGGGTGGCACCGGCCTCGCCGCACCTGCTGCCGCCCGAGTGCGTGGCCTTCCTGCGCGAGGGCACGTGGCAGCAGGGCGCGCACTTCGACGCGGGCGTGCCGGGAGACCTCTACGCGCTGGGCGCGCTGCTGTACGAGGCGCTCACGGATGGCTACGCGTTCGACCCGAAGCTCTCGTATGACACGCTGCTGCCGGCGATAGAGCTGGTGACGCCGCGAGCGCCGCACCTCGTCAACCCGAAGGTGCCGCGCGCGCTGAGCGAGGTGGCGATGCGCCTGCTCGCGAAGCGCCCCGAGGACCGCTACCTGGGCACGGAGGCGCTGCTGCAGGCGCTCTGGGACGTGGCCAAGGAGAAGCGGCAGCCCGCGTGGAAGGTGTCGCTGGACAGGCCACCCGAGGCGGCGGCGCAGGGGCCCGGCGCGGACACGCCACGCGTGCGGATGCTGCCGGAGCGGGTGAGAGAGCCGCTCGAGCTGATGAAGCCGCTGGAGCCGGTCGAGTCCGCCGAGGTGCTTGCACCCGAGGCCATCGTCATCGCGCCGCCAGTCGAGGCGAAGGCGCCCGAGGTCGTATCGCCCGTGAGCGAGGTGTCCGGGCTGGTGAGTCCCGGAGCCGGTGGGGTGGAGCCTCCCCCGGCCGCGCCGGTGCCCAGGCGGCGCGGGGCGCGTCGGGCGGTGGTGGTGCTGGGGGTGGGCGTGCTCCTTTTCGTGGCCTTCGGGCTGCCCCGTCTCGCGCCGTCAACAGGGGATGTGGCGGCGCCCGTTCCCTCCTCCCCTTCCGAGAAAGGAAGTTCCGCTGTGACGAGCCGTTCTCCTGCTTCGCCTGAAGAGTCCTCGAAGAGTTCCTCCACGAGCAGTGCCCTGAGCCGGGCGGCGGCCGCCGCCACCTGTATCGGCCTGGCCTGCGCCAGCGGTCCCCAGGAGCGGATCGCGCCTCCGGAGAAGGAGTGCTCGCGGGAGGCCATCGAGGTCATGGAGGAGCTGGCCTTTCCTGGACCCACGCTGCTCGGCACCGACGAGCGAATCACGCTGGTGCCCAGGAGCTTCGACAACATCCCCGCTCCTCCAGATGGCGGCCATGTCGTCTGGTACGTGGAAGAACAGCTCGAAGGCCGGGGGAGGGCCATCGTCGAGGGAAGCCGCTTCTACGGGCAGGTCTTTCACGGGAAGGATCGCTTCTTTGGCTGGGTCACCGCGCTGGAGACGCCCGACGGGAAGCGCTATTCCCTCTGTGGGAACATCGTGGCCGACAATGAAAGAGATGTCCTGGGGGTGCCGTATGCCGAGGGCAGTACCCCTGAGCGGCCGATGGTCAATGCCCGGATGAGCCTCGCGACCACGTCGCGCTTTGGAAGGCTTCGGTAA
- a CDS encoding YcaO-like family protein — protein MGVTRVARVTGLDRTGVEVACAVRPGGHVLQVCNGKGLTYEDAAWGALLETAELWAAETVLPGRLAWGARAELDGVLGTLWSAEALGSAGALVDARLWGDTVRCAWREARELHSGKPVWVPAQGLHVPPPGGPALGPVAAAWTSNGSGAHPDAEQALLHALLEATERDQLARALPEGWTDEGVRRRLLRPAELERAAPRTAALAEALRERGFGVYLFDATPSSRTPGAVGLPVGAAVLVDLDEGPVPLTAGYACALERDEALLKALLEAAQSRLTDIHGAREDVESTDREAARQFAEACAQVRPRRSAGDLPDLGARARAPAGQRVRRVLALLKQAGFHQVAEVELDSPLPEVHVRRVVVPGMHISELL, from the coding sequence ATGGGGGTGACGCGAGTGGCGCGCGTCACCGGATTGGACAGGACGGGAGTCGAGGTGGCGTGCGCCGTGAGGCCCGGCGGCCACGTCCTCCAGGTGTGCAACGGCAAGGGGCTCACGTACGAGGATGCGGCGTGGGGCGCGTTGCTGGAGACCGCGGAGCTGTGGGCCGCGGAGACGGTGCTTCCGGGCCGGCTGGCCTGGGGCGCCCGCGCCGAGCTGGACGGCGTGCTGGGCACGCTGTGGAGCGCGGAGGCGCTGGGGTCCGCGGGCGCACTCGTGGACGCGCGCTTGTGGGGAGACACCGTCCGGTGCGCGTGGCGCGAGGCCAGGGAGCTGCACTCGGGGAAGCCGGTCTGGGTCCCTGCCCAGGGGCTCCATGTCCCGCCACCCGGAGGGCCCGCGCTGGGCCCGGTCGCGGCGGCCTGGACGAGCAATGGCTCCGGAGCACACCCGGATGCGGAGCAGGCCCTGCTGCACGCGCTCCTGGAGGCCACCGAGAGGGACCAGCTCGCGAGAGCCCTGCCGGAGGGGTGGACGGATGAAGGCGTGCGAAGGCGCCTGTTGCGTCCGGCGGAGCTCGAACGCGCTGCACCGCGCACCGCCGCACTGGCGGAAGCGCTGAGGGAGCGAGGCTTCGGGGTGTACCTCTTCGACGCGACGCCCTCCTCGCGCACACCGGGAGCGGTGGGGCTGCCGGTGGGCGCGGCGGTGCTGGTGGACCTGGACGAGGGACCGGTGCCGCTCACGGCGGGCTATGCCTGCGCGCTGGAGCGGGACGAGGCGCTGCTGAAGGCGCTGCTCGAGGCGGCGCAGTCGAGACTGACGGACATCCACGGAGCGCGAGAGGACGTCGAGTCGACGGACCGGGAGGCCGCGCGACAGTTCGCCGAGGCCTGCGCCCAGGTCCGTCCCAGGCGGAGCGCCGGAGACCTCCCGGACCTGGGAGCACGCGCGCGGGCTCCGGCCGGTCAGCGTGTGCGGCGCGTGCTGGCCTTGCTGAAGCAGGCGGGCTTCCACCAGGTGGCCGAGGTGGAGCTGGACTCGCCGCTGCCCGAAGTCCACGTGCGGCGGGTGGTGGTGCCGGGCATGCACATCTCGGAGCTCCTGTGA
- a CDS encoding DUF2381 family protein: protein MLLARGAVAAVPMGPLEGVRRIELRGDLVSPLPEVHIAPGLSTTVFFDSRIHPDSVKLEGRERFHRLGIADDSLALIPSETFRPGERVRLEVRFREGGHPERAAVMLVVDAARVDRQVEFFRNPRTPEACRQEVEELKLTIQQQQRELERLRASKARPGDIEALIASVEGSDPFRIKTLSYQRVISPSRFAISNAKVVTMASRLQALRLQVSLREQGADWTAVGASLVDAQGRAVRVRSPWQREPLKPEMSRSVVVVLEDASPLRKGRYTLKLWDEGGGRSMTIEGLEVH, encoded by the coding sequence TTGCTGCTGGCGCGAGGCGCCGTCGCCGCCGTACCCATGGGGCCGCTGGAGGGAGTCCGTCGAATCGAGCTGCGGGGAGATCTGGTGTCGCCCCTGCCCGAAGTCCATATCGCTCCCGGGCTTTCGACCACCGTGTTCTTCGATTCACGGATTCATCCTGACTCGGTGAAGCTCGAGGGACGGGAGCGTTTTCATCGATTGGGAATCGCGGATGACAGCCTGGCGCTGATTCCCTCGGAAACCTTCCGACCCGGTGAGCGGGTGCGGTTGGAGGTTCGGTTCCGCGAGGGAGGCCATCCTGAAAGGGCTGCCGTGATGCTGGTGGTGGACGCGGCCCGGGTCGATCGCCAAGTCGAGTTTTTCCGGAACCCACGCACGCCCGAGGCCTGTCGCCAGGAGGTGGAGGAACTGAAGCTGACCATCCAGCAGCAGCAGCGCGAGCTCGAACGGCTCCGTGCGAGCAAGGCACGGCCAGGAGACATCGAAGCGTTGATCGCGTCCGTGGAGGGCTCGGATCCCTTCCGCATCAAGACGCTGTCCTACCAACGGGTCATCAGCCCGTCTCGCTTCGCCATCTCGAACGCGAAGGTGGTCACGATGGCCAGCCGGCTGCAGGCGCTCCGGTTGCAGGTGTCGCTGCGGGAACAAGGCGCCGACTGGACAGCAGTGGGCGCATCACTCGTGGATGCCCAGGGGCGGGCCGTGCGGGTGCGCTCTCCATGGCAGCGAGAGCCGTTGAAGCCTGAGATGTCCCGCTCCGTCGTGGTGGTGCTGGAGGATGCGTCACCTCTCAGGAAGGGGCGCTACACCCTCAAGCTGTGGGATGAGGGGGGCGGTCGGAGCATGACCATCGAGGGCCTCGAAGTGCATTGA